The DNA sequence CATAACGCAGCGCGATGCGCGAGGACACGGTGGCCAGCACCGCCGAAGATCGCGCCGTGGCCAGAACCGAGAGGAAATCAGGTGCGGCTGCGACCACATCGATTTCCAATCCGCTCAGTTCCAGCGCATCCTTGATGCAGCCATGCAGGCTGTCCGTCTGCGAGATAACCGCGTGTTTGGCCTCCATATAGGCGTCCAGTCCCACGGGATTGGGCAGATCGAGCAGGGCCGGGTTGAAACAGCAAAGCACGCTGGAGGAATAGAGCGGCTCGCAATGGTGACGCTGCTCTTTCGAATAGGTGCATCCCACCGCCATGTCGATCACACCCGTATCCAGCATCGCCGTGATTTCCTGCTCCTGCCCGCTGCGGGCGAGAATGCGGATTCCCGGGGCGATCTCGCGCAGCCGCGCCGTCAGATCCGGCAGCAGCAACAATTCCACCTCGCTCGACATGCCTAGCCGGAAGGTGCGTCGCTCCGTTGCCGGATCGAAAACATCCGCAGTCATCACCGCCGCCTGCGCCTGCCGGAGCGCCTGCCGCACCGGGCCGGCCAGATTGAGCGCCCGCGCTGTCGGTTTCATCTCCTGTCCCACGCGGATGAAAAGCTCATCCTGAAACAGCGTCCGCAGGGTGGAGATGTTGTGGCTCATGGCCGGCTGCTGGATTTTCAGCCGCCGCGCGGCGCGCGTGACATTCATTTCCTCCATCATCGCATCGAAAGCGATGAGAAGATTGAGGTCGAAGGAACGGAGATTGAAATGATCGATAGTTTGCATAAGTCACATCGATTTGATTGCTGACCTGCCTACACTTAGCTGGAGTGCGGAAAGTTTCAAGACATTCCCTCAACCCAGGAGCTCCCAATGCCATCACGCCGCTCACTTCTCAAAGGCGCTGCCAGTGCCATCTTCGCCGCCCCTTTCGTTGCCCCCGCCGCCGCATTCGCCAAGGCACCCTTGGCCGCCACTCAGGCACCCGGCTTTTATCGGCTGATGGTCGGCAAGGTGGAAGTCACCGCCCTTTCGGACGGCGTCATCGCGCTGCCGCTCGCCAAAATCTACACCAACACGACGCCGGAACATGCGGCCAAGGTGCTAAGGGATGCGTTCCTGCCGGAAGAGACACCGACGTCGGTCAATGCGTTTCTCGTCAACACAGGAGACAGGTTGGTCCTGATCGATGCGGGCACCGGCACCTATCTCGGCCCAAGCCTCGGCAGGCTCGTCGCCAATATCGAGGCCTCCGGTTACAAGGCCGACGAGATAGACGACATTATCCTCACCCATATCCACACGGACCATTCCGGCGGGCTTTCGGCAGATGGCAAACGCGTCTTTGCCAATGCGACGCTCAGGGTCAATGCGCGCGAAGCCGCCTTCTGGCTTGACGAGGCAAAGGCCAAGGCAGCCCCTGAAGCGCTGAAGAAAGGTTATGCCGAAGCCAAGGAAAGCATCCAGCCCTATATCGATGCCGGTAAATTCGAGACCTTCAGCGATAATGCCGCACCGGTCTCCGGTCTCGGCTCGATCCTTTATGCTGGCCATACGCCCGGCCACAGCGGCATCGTTGTCGAAAGCGACGGCCAGAAGATCGTCTTCTGGGGCGATATCACCCATGGCGATATCCTCCAGTTCGATGAGCCTGATGTGGCCATCGAGTTCGACGTCGACCAGAAGGCTGCCGTCATCGCGCGTGATCTGGCGTTCAAACAGGCGGTGGAGGGCAGATATCTGGTGGCCGGCGCGCATATCGCCTTCCCCGGCATCGGCCATGTGCGCACCGACAGCACCAATTACGACTGGCTGCCGGTCAATTATACGACGCTGTAAGCGCAGAACAGAATGGCCTGATCGTGGATCAGATCAGGCCATCACCCCTGAGCGGCAGTCAGGTCAACGCCACCTGCCGCGTTTCCGCATTGATCATCGTGGCCGCGATGGCTGCCAGCACCAGCAGCCCGGCAAATATGCCGATCGCGACGCCAAAGCCCTGCGCAATGGCATAACCGAGCAGAGACGGGGCCAGCAGGCCACCCAGCCTTGCCATGGCGCCTGCAGCCCCCATGCCGGTCGCCCGTGATTCCGTCGGGTAGAGCTCCGGCGTAAAGGCATAAAGCGCGCCCCAGGTGCCGAGCAGCGCAAAGCTCATGATGAGAAGCGAGGCGGCAATCATCGCGCCGCCGGAAGCGAGCGTGAAAAGCAGGCATCCAAGCGCGGAGAGCAGGCAAAAACCGATCAGCGTCGGCTTGCGACCCCATTTTTCAACACCATAGGCGGCAAGCGCATAACCGGGAATCTGCGCCAGCGCCACCAGTACGAGGAAACCGTAACCGCGCACAAAGCCGAAACCGTCTCCCGCCAGCTTCGCCGGCATCCAGGTAAAAACGCCGTAATAGGAAACGGAGACGAGAAACCAGATGGTGAGGATCATCATGCTGCGCTGCCGGAGCGCCGGTGAAAATATCCCCTGCCCCTTGGCCACGTCAGGCTGGAAAAGTCCGGTCGCGGCATCGAGCGGCGCACGGCCATTCGTCACCAGCATACGGTTGACGACGGCCTTGGCTTCCTCCAATCGCCCGCTACGCAGCAGGTAAAGCGGCGATTCCGGCACCAGAAAGCGAAGCCCAAGACCAAGGACGGCCGGAAAGGCCGTCACGGCAAAAATATAACGCCAGGCATCGGCGACGCCGGCGAGGCTGGCGCCCCAGGCCGCCAGCGCCACGATCAGCGTCCCGACGGCCCAGAAGCCTTCCAGAAAGACCAACCAGCGGCCGCGATTTTTGGCAGGCAGGAACTCGGCCATCATCGCATAATCCACCGGCAGCGTGCCGCCCACGGCGGCACCGGTGAGAAAACGCAGGATGAGCAGAATGGTGAAATCTGGCGAAAATATCGAAAGCACGCCGAACAGGGCATCACAGGCCACGGTGACAATCAGCACTCGGCGACGGCCATAACGATCCGCCAGCCGCCCAAAACCGGCAGCCCCCAGCAACATGCCGAAGAAGAACGCCGTTCCGGTCTGCAGCGCCTGCGGCACCGTCAGGCCAAAGGTTGCGGCAATCGAGGCGGCGGTGAAACCAACCGCCAGAACCTGCATGGCATCCGCCGCCCAGACGAGGCCGAAAATGCCCATCAGCCGCCGCTGATAGGCGCCTGCGCCCGCGCGCTCCAGCGCATCGTTCATGGTAATCGCCGTCATGCCCCGCCCCTTTGAAGAAATCTACTTTGATTTGCTATCGTATAAGGGGAGGAAACGGAATTGAATTCTGTGGAGGGAGACGCGCTGTTTCGAGACAGACCATCGGAAGAAGATTTTACCACACAAAAAGACGTGCACGGCAGTCTCGATATTTGCCATAGCGCGCAACGCCCCTTCCGTCATGCCGGACTTGATCCGGCATCCAGTCACGGCGCGTCTGCGCCGTGGGAAGAGTCTTTTCAGCCCAAAGACTTGGGCTGGCTGGATTCCGGCTCAAGGCCGGAATGACGGGGTTTATGTCGCGCTAAAAAGCACAAAGCCCCTTCGGATAACCCCTCAGCCGTAAACCCTGAGCGGCTCCTCAAAACCCTCATCTTCCGCCGCAGCGGCCGGCATCACGGCCTCGCATTTGCGCCAGCCGATCCTGCCCTTCAGCCGCTGGTGCACATCGTCACCGACAGGCACCACCAGCACGCGGTTCGGGTCGACCGGTCCCGGAAAATCGAGCGCCGCATAAGCGACCTTCTCGAAACCGAGCGGCATGTAATAGGGCGGATCGCCGATCAGGATCACGGCTTCGGAACCCTTCCGCCGGGCAGCCGCGATGGCGATCCGAACGAGTTCCCGGCCGATGCCCATGTTCTTGTGCGAGGGCCGAACGGCAAGCGGGCCAAGCATATGGCCCTTCACATCGCCCGCCAGAACCGGCGTCATGCGCACCGAAGCAATGGTTTCGCCGTCATCGGCGCAGACGAAGGACAGCGACCGGTCATGCGGCCCCTGCTCACGGATGCGTGCTGCCGCACGGGTGTGCCGGCCGGGACCAAATGCTTCTTCGTTGATGACGTCGATGATGGCGTCGTGCGACGCGTCCTCGGTGAGGTAGACAAGATCGTGCTTGGACATGAAGAGACCGAAACTTCCAGAATGCGGGTGCGACAATAGGTGACGGCTGCGCCGGTAAGGGCGTTCAGGAGCGTCAGCGTCGTCGGAGCATCCGTGGTTCGATCATAGTCAGTAATTTCCTCAGATTTGTGAAAATCGCAATTATCAGGAAAATTCCCACCCGTCCAGAACAAATCTCGAAGCCATCTCATTCAGCCCAGGCAAGAGCGGAAACGCATTGTTCAACGCCTTGCGGGTTCGCGAGACGACAAGGAACGGTTAGGATCGCCGTCAAGGAAACAATCAAGGAGATCGTCATGGGCATGCTGGTGGAAGGCGTATGGAAAGACGTCTGGTACGACACCAAGGAAACCAAGGGGCATTTCAAGCGCGGCGCCTCACAATTCCGCAACTGGGTGACGGTCGACGGCACCCCCGGCCCTTCGGGCGAAGGCGGTTTCAAGGCGGAGAAGGATCGCTACCACCTCTATGTCTCCTTCGCCTGCCCCTGGGCGCACCGGACCCTGATCTTCCGCAAGCTGAAAAAGCTGGAAGACCTGATCTCGGTTTCCGTTGTCGATCCGCTGATGCTGGAAAATGGCTGGGAATTCAAGCCTGAGGGCGAACGCACCCCGGGCGCGACGGAGGACCACCTGTTCGGCTCTTCCACGCTCTGGCAGGTCTACACCCGGGCGGACCCCAAATATTCGGGCCGCGTCACCGTGCCGGTGCTCTGGGACAAACAGCGTGGCACCATCGTCTCCAATGAATCGGCGGAAATCATCCGCATGTTCAACTCTGCCTTCAACGACCTTACCGGATCGAACGCGGATTATTATCCCGCAGCGCTGCGCGCCGAGATCGATGCGCTGAACGACGTGATCTGTGACACCGTCAATAACGGCGTCTACAAGGCCGGTTTCGCCACCACGCAGGATGCTTATCAGCAGAATGCCGTGAAGGTGTTTGAAACGCTTGATATGCTGGAAGATCGCCTGAAAGACAGACGCTTCCTGTTCGGTGCGGAGCAGACGGAAGCGGACTGGCGCCTGTTCACGACGCTGGTGCGGTTCGACCCTGTCTATGTCGGTCATTTCAAATGCAATATCCGCCGCATCCACGACTATCCGCACCTGACGGGTTACCTGCGCGACCTTTACCAGACGCCGGGCGTTCCTGACACGGTGGATATGCGCCACATCAAGGAGCATTATTACCGCAGCCACCGTACCATCAACCCTACCGGCATCGTGCCCGTCGGACCCGAGCTGGACCTGACCATGGCCCATGGCCGCGAGACGCTTGCCTGAAGGAAAGCCGCCGCCGTTACCAGTGATCGGTAACCGCCGCTTTGCCGGCAAGTTCCGCAAGGCGGCGGTGGGTGGCGGGTGTCACCCCTTCAGGCAAAGCCGAAAGGTCGAAAAAACCACTTTCGGCAATTTCATGATCCGGCTTTTTCGGCCGGGTCTGGATGACATCAAGCCGGTAAAGCGCGACATGGTCGCGATTGCTGCCTTCCAGATTGAGATAGACGTGGAAAAGCTCAGGCTTTGAAGCCGCTTCGAGATTGCCTTCCTCGCGGATTTCCTTGTGCAGCGCCGCAAGCAGGGTTTCGCCGCGCTCCACGCCACCGCCCGGCAGATACCAGCCGGGCAGATAGGTGTGCCGCACCATAAAAATCCTGCCATTTTCATCGAAACAGGCCGCACGCACCCCAAGCGTGGCGCCCCGCGTGAGCAGGAAAACGAAATGCAGAAAGCGGATGAAGACACGCATATGGAACGGACGGGCCTGTCGCTCGGTTGTCTCGTCATTCACCCTGGTTTCCCCCGCCGGCCGGCTTTTATTGGACGTGCGACATATCATAGGTTATCTCTGCCGCCATGTTCAAACTTGCGCATATTTCAGACGTCCATTTAGGGCCACTGCCGAAACTCACTTTCCGGGAACTTGCATCCAAGCGTATCACCGGTTTCGTCAACTGGCACCGCAACCGCCGCAAGCATCTCTTCACCGATACGCTGGAAAAACTGCTCGACGATCTCGAGAGCAAATCGCCCGATCATCTGGCTATTACCGGCGATCTCGTCAATCTTGCGACCGGCATTGAAATTCGCGCCGCCGCCGACTGGCTGGAGGAAGTGGGCGATCCTGAAAAGACGTCCGTCGTTCCCGGCAATCATGACGCCTATGTTTCCGGCGCGCACGACAAGGCCATGCAGGCCTGGTACCCCTATGTGCGTGGCGATGGCGACCCGCCGGAATGGGACGACGACCGCAAGATTTTCCCCTATATGCGCGTGCGCGGTCCCGTCGCACTGATCGGCTGCTCCACCTCGATTGCCACACCGCCCTTTTCGGCAACCGGCTATTTCGGCAACCGACAGGCGCGCGCGACGGCGGAGCTTTTGAAAAAAGCCGGCGAACAGGGCCTTTTTCGCGTTGTGATGATCCATCATCCGCCGATCCGGGGCGCCACTGCCGCCCATAAACGCATGTTCGGCGTTCGTCGCTTTGCCGCCGCTCTCGGCGTCGGTGGCGCGGAACTCGTGCTGCACGGTCATACCCATTTGAATACGGTGTACTGGCTGAACACCCATCACGGGGAAGACCACATCCCGGTCGTCGGCATTTCCTCCGCCAGCCAGGGACCGGGCGGTGAAAAACCGCGCGCGGCCTATAATCTCTTTCATATTTCCGGTGGTCCCGGCACCTGGAACGTCACCTGCGAGCGCCATAGTCTTGATGAGACGGGGACGGGCGTGGCGCTGGAGGATGTGCGGGTATTTTATGAAAACGGGCGGCCGCTGGGGTTTTCTTTGCCGAGGGAATAGGTTCGCGAGATCAAGGTTCGCGGGTGGGCTTTACCCCCTCTGCCCTGCCGGGCATCTCCCCCTCAAGGGGGGAGATCGACTCGTGGTTGGGTCTCGCCCATCTCAACATTTGCGAATGAAGTGGCAGTAGCGCCTCCTGCCGATCTCCCCCTTGAGGGGGAGATGCCCGGCAGGGCAGAGGGGGGTAAAGCCCCACCCTCAAAACAAGCTTACTTAGCCCGCTCTTCCAGCACCCGATTAGCCGCCGAAACAATCGCCTCCAGCGACGCCGCCACGATATTCGTATTGACGCCTGCCCCGAACAGCTTGCCGCCCGGATGCTCCATCTCGACATAAGCGATGGCCGAAGCATTGGAGCCATGCTGCAGCGAATGCTCGGAATAATCATTCACCGACAGATCAACCCCGAGATAGACCGACAGCGCATTGATGAACCCGTCGATCGGGCCGGTGCCCTTGCCCTCGATGCGCTTCACCTCGCCATTGTCGGTAATTTCGGCGGCAACGATGCGCACACCCTTGAAATCGCCGGCCGGATAGGTGTGGTGATCGACGAACTTGATGCGCGCATTCGGCTGCGTCACATAACGCTCGATAAAGCGTTCATAGATGCGCTTGGCCGGCAGTT is a window from the Agrobacterium tumefaciens genome containing:
- a CDS encoding GNAT family N-acetyltransferase; the encoded protein is MSKHDLVYLTEDASHDAIIDVINEEAFGPGRHTRAAARIREQGPHDRSLSFVCADDGETIASVRMTPVLAGDVKGHMLGPLAVRPSHKNMGIGRELVRIAIAAARRKGSEAVILIGDPPYYMPLGFEKVAYAALDFPGPVDPNRVLVVPVGDDVHQRLKGRIGWRKCEAVMPAAAAEDEGFEEPLRVYG
- a CDS encoding MBL fold metallo-hydrolase — protein: MPSRRSLLKGAASAIFAAPFVAPAAAFAKAPLAATQAPGFYRLMVGKVEVTALSDGVIALPLAKIYTNTTPEHAAKVLRDAFLPEETPTSVNAFLVNTGDRLVLIDAGTGTYLGPSLGRLVANIEASGYKADEIDDIILTHIHTDHSGGLSADGKRVFANATLRVNAREAAFWLDEAKAKAAPEALKKGYAEAKESIQPYIDAGKFETFSDNAAPVSGLGSILYAGHTPGHSGIVVESDGQKIVFWGDITHGDILQFDEPDVAIEFDVDQKAAVIARDLAFKQAVEGRYLVAGAHIAFPGIGHVRTDSTNYDWLPVNYTTL
- a CDS encoding glutathione S-transferase family protein; this encodes MGMLVEGVWKDVWYDTKETKGHFKRGASQFRNWVTVDGTPGPSGEGGFKAEKDRYHLYVSFACPWAHRTLIFRKLKKLEDLISVSVVDPLMLENGWEFKPEGERTPGATEDHLFGSSTLWQVYTRADPKYSGRVTVPVLWDKQRGTIVSNESAEIIRMFNSAFNDLTGSNADYYPAALRAEIDALNDVICDTVNNGVYKAGFATTQDAYQQNAVKVFETLDMLEDRLKDRRFLFGAEQTEADWRLFTTLVRFDPVYVGHFKCNIRRIHDYPHLTGYLRDLYQTPGVPDTVDMRHIKEHYYRSHRTINPTGIVPVGPELDLTMAHGRETLA
- a CDS encoding metallophosphoesterase family protein, producing MFKLAHISDVHLGPLPKLTFRELASKRITGFVNWHRNRRKHLFTDTLEKLLDDLESKSPDHLAITGDLVNLATGIEIRAAADWLEEVGDPEKTSVVPGNHDAYVSGAHDKAMQAWYPYVRGDGDPPEWDDDRKIFPYMRVRGPVALIGCSTSIATPPFSATGYFGNRQARATAELLKKAGEQGLFRVVMIHHPPIRGATAAHKRMFGVRRFAAALGVGGAELVLHGHTHLNTVYWLNTHHGEDHIPVVGISSASQGPGGEKPRAAYNLFHISGGPGTWNVTCERHSLDETGTGVALEDVRVFYENGRPLGFSLPRE
- a CDS encoding MFS transporter — translated: MTAITMNDALERAGAGAYQRRLMGIFGLVWAADAMQVLAVGFTAASIAATFGLTVPQALQTGTAFFFGMLLGAAGFGRLADRYGRRRVLIVTVACDALFGVLSIFSPDFTILLILRFLTGAAVGGTLPVDYAMMAEFLPAKNRGRWLVFLEGFWAVGTLIVALAAWGASLAGVADAWRYIFAVTAFPAVLGLGLRFLVPESPLYLLRSGRLEEAKAVVNRMLVTNGRAPLDAATGLFQPDVAKGQGIFSPALRQRSMMILTIWFLVSVSYYGVFTWMPAKLAGDGFGFVRGYGFLVLVALAQIPGYALAAYGVEKWGRKPTLIGFCLLSALGCLLFTLASGGAMIAASLLIMSFALLGTWGALYAFTPELYPTESRATGMGAAGAMARLGGLLAPSLLGYAIAQGFGVAIGIFAGLLVLAAIAATMINAETRQVALT
- a CDS encoding NUDIX domain-containing protein, which encodes MNDETTERQARPFHMRVFIRFLHFVFLLTRGATLGVRAACFDENGRIFMVRHTYLPGWYLPGGGVERGETLLAALHKEIREEGNLEAASKPELFHVYLNLEGSNRDHVALYRLDVIQTRPKKPDHEIAESGFFDLSALPEGVTPATHRRLAELAGKAAVTDHW
- a CDS encoding LysR substrate-binding domain-containing protein, producing MQTIDHFNLRSFDLNLLIAFDAMMEEMNVTRAARRLKIQQPAMSHNISTLRTLFQDELFIRVGQEMKPTARALNLAGPVRQALRQAQAAVMTADVFDPATERRTFRLGMSSEVELLLLPDLTARLREIAPGIRILARSGQEQEITAMLDTGVIDMAVGCTYSKEQRHHCEPLYSSSVLCCFNPALLDLPNPVGLDAYMEAKHAVISQTDSLHGCIKDALELSGLEIDVVAAAPDFLSVLATARSSAVLATVSSRIALRYAPMLGLEISPVPVTLNFPPVAMVWTLQTDADAGAVWLRQQIREAMVRNVDGGVSGIAA